One part of the Symphalangus syndactylus isolate Jambi chromosome 1, NHGRI_mSymSyn1-v2.1_pri, whole genome shotgun sequence genome encodes these proteins:
- the ZNF660 gene encoding zinc finger protein 660: protein MRRKTRNFKHKTVNKVLTEGSDQESEKDNSQCYDLATNGRVQAEKRQYVCTECGKAFSQSANLTVHERIHTGEKPYKCKECGKAFSHSSNLVVHRRIHTGLKPYTCSECGKSFSGKSHLIRHQGIHSGEKTYECKECGKAFSRSSGLISHHRVHTGEKPYTCIECGKAFSRSSNLTQHQRMHRGKKVYKCKECGKTCGSNTKIMDHQRIHTGEKPYECDECGKAFILRKTLNEHQRLHRREKPYKCNECGKAFTSNRNLVDHQRVHTGEKPYKCNECGKTFRQTSQVILHLRTHTKEKPYKCSECGKAYRYSSQLIQHQRKHNEEKETS from the coding sequence ATGAGGAGAAAGACAAGAAATTTCAAACATAAGACAGTTAATAAAGTACTCACAGAAGGGAGTGACCAAGAATCTGAAAAAGACAATAGTCAGTGCTATGACCTTGCAACAAATGGGAGAGTTCAGGCTGAAAAGAGACAGTATGTATGTACtgagtgtgggaaagcctttagtCAGAGTGCAAACCTCACAGTACATGAGCGAATCCACACGGGAGAGAAACCCTATAAGTGTAAGGAGtgtggaaaagctttcagtcatAGCTCTAATCTTGTTGTTCATCGGAGAATCCACACTGGACTGAAGCCCTATACatgcagtgaatgtgggaaatcTTTCAGTGGAAAGTCACATCTTATTCGGCACCAGGGAATCCACAGTGGGGAGAAAACTTATGAATGTAAagagtgtgggaaagcctttagtCGGAGTTCGGGCCTTATATCACATCACAgagttcacactggagagaagccctataCTTGTattgaatgtgggaaagcctttagcCGTAGTTCAAACCTTACTCAACATCAGCGAatgcacagaggaaaaaaagtttacaaatgtAAGGAGTGTGGGAAAACATGTGGTTCAAATACAAAGATTATGGaccatcagagaattcacactggagagaagccttaTGAATGTGATGAGTGTGGAAAAGCTTTCATCTTAAGGAAAACCCTTAATGAACACCAGAGACTTCATCGtagagagaaaccttacaaatgtaatgaGTGTGGGAAGGCTTTTACTTCTAATCGAAACCTTGTTGATCATCAGAGAGTTCATACTGGggagaaaccctataaatgtaaCGAATGTGGGAAAACCTTCAGGCAGACTTCTCAAGTTATTCTACACTTGAGAACCCACACTAAggagaaaccctataaatgtaGTGAGTGTGGGAAAGCCTATCGGTATAGCTCACAGCTTATTCAACACCAGAGGAAACATAATGAGGAGAAAGAAACCtcataa